TCCTGAGTTTCGCATCTTCCAGTAAATCCTTGGGACTGTGGCTGTGGCCTGTCACAAACAGTGCATTGTTCCCCACACACTGGAGCTAGGAAGTCCTAGGAGTCTGTGCTCCCCCCTggtttcagcagctccagctggatgGGATTACCTGCACCTGGactgtgtgctgctggtggaaCAGGCCCAGCTGATGGGAGACTCCTTCAAATGCTGTTGATGTGTAGTTTAGGAAGAGACAAAGTATGACAGTGAGAGGCTGCTTTGTaggctggcagctgggctgtaGGAATGTGCATGGCAGAGTGGCTGTGGTTGGGTGGGATCAATCCTGCCATGTGTGTGGCATGTCCTCAGTGGGATGTGCTTCCAGGGATCCTTCTGCTCTCTGACTTGGAAGAAGGTCTCTTTCtggctgggatggcagctgtgccactggTTTGGGCCAGGAGAGGTGACAGCTGGGACAATGCTTGGTGGGGAAATGGTGGCAGGAGAGTCAAGGAGCCAgagatgctgtgtgaggagctggcaggaaggggtaatcctgctgcctttcctctccctttgcaGTGGTTCTCTTCTGGCACAGCAGTGAGCAGTTCTTGGATTGGAAGTGCGACTCAGCAGTGCCACAAGGCACAGGTCAGTGCTCACAATGTCCCCTCTTCCTTGGGGCTAAAGGCCTCAaggaggctgtgccaggacaaGTCAAACCAGATCAGCAAAAGAACTTTATTGAGATGTGAGACCCCCTTACAAGGATTACCATGGCTTTGGTTACACAAAGCTCACTTGTTATACCCCAAAGCAATGGTGCTGGGCCCTGGAGGGGACTCAGAGCCCCTCCTTgtcctgcaggggagggggaatgTCCTGtctgcacctctgcagcaccagccccaccTCACAGGGAGTCCTGAtgcctccctgtgctcagtcctgcaaCTCATGGATATTTTACTCTCTCTCTGATTGCCAGGAATTCCTCTCCAAGCAGATAAAACAATCTCCAAAGAAGAGAATTTCTACATTGGTCTGTTTGTGGACAAGGagggccagcagcagtgggtgcAGAAGACTCCATATAATGTGACAGCAGCTTGAGTATCTCTGGATGAAGTTTGTTTGGTGTAACTCCTGGTAGGGAAGGAAAGTaggagatcggaagagcggttcagccaTGAAGTGTGTTTGGTGTAACTCCTGGTAGGGAAGGAAAGTAGGACAGATGTGAGGGGATCTGCTGGTGCATGAGAGGGTTTTGGCACCACACTTTCTTGTGAGAGAATCTAGGATGAACTGGGCTGAGAGTGAGCAGaactgctctgggatgggctcccagctgGTGGTGATCaacagcaaggcagagcaggtgggtgcccagggctgagagAGGGAGCCAGCAGGCAGAGACACAGTGCTGGGCCCTGGAGGGGACTCAGAGCCCCTCCTTgtcctgcaggggagggggaatgTCCTGTCTGCACCTCTGCAGTACCAGCCCCACCCCACAGGGAGTCCTGAtgcctccctgtgctcagtcctgcaaCTCATGAGCATTTCACTCTGGTCTGATTGCCAGGAATTCCTCTTCAAGCAGATAAAACAACCTccacaaagaaagaatttctaCATTGGTCTGTTTGTGGACAAGGAGGGCCAGTGGCAGTGGGTGGACAAGACTCCATATAATGTGACAGCAGCGTGAGTATCTGAGGATGAAGAGTGTTTGGTGTGACCCCTGGtagggaaagaaaggaggacAGATATGATGGGGTTTGCATGAAATGAGGTTGTTACCACACTTCCTTGTGACACATCAAAATACATCAGGACTGGGCTGTGTAGGAACACCAGCTTCCCATGGCCCATCTGTGCTGGATATTGGGAATGAATTAATTACCTATGACATTAAATTCAATGCTTGAGGCATAGAAAAAACTCCAAGTTACTGGCAGCAAGAACACTTCAGAATCCTGATGACCACCCCGTGCATTCACTGCACGTGGATGCACGAAATGGCCTGTGctgaaatgcagggaaagagatggggcacagggagagagCACCAGGACTGTCCTTGCTGTGTCTTGCCCTGGAGGCTGACAGGGGCCTCTGCTGGGTGTGAGGTGCATGGGATGAGTGGTGGTGATCAGTTTCccccagcaggatggagcagggccCTGTTGTGCTGGAAGGCTGTAGGAAGGAGGCAGGTTTCCATGTGACACTGGTGCCAGTGGGATATGGGGTGGGAGCAAGGGCACTGCTTCTGGCCTCAAATCAGCATTGGGaatttctgtctcttccctTCAAGTCTTGCATCTCACTGTGGCCTTTTCCAGTCCAGTGCTTTCCAGTAGACTCAGGGGAGTAACAAGCCTGTCTCTGTCCCAGGTTCTGGCGAGAAGGAGAACCAAGTGATGGGCGTGATGAGAACTGCACTGTAATCCATAATCCTGAAAAAACTCTCAACAACCGGGATGACATGTATTTAGATGGGAACCATCATCATATTTGTGAAGCTGCAGCACTAACTGTGTGATGAAAATACTCCTGAGCaaagctgggagctgagcagcaaGCTGGGAACagttctggctgtgctgggaggggtgTGGAATCCTGACACAACCTCATTGTGCGGGAGGGTGTGGGGTCAATTTTCTGGTGCTCTAGGCACcaatttgtttggttttctttaatgATCCATGCAGCTAATCGTTGCTCTAAAGTTGTTCATTGCAGAAGCATATCAGtctaaaaaggcaaaaattacaGACGTTTTAGTCCGTGCTATGTTTCAGTATAAAGTCCTAAATAGAAGAAGAATCTGCTCCCAGATATGCTGGCAGGGCCCATGTtgctgggcagctcctgtcttcttctCAGCTGTTGATGATGGCGTCAAGAGAGCAGGaattaaagcaaaagcaaaacaaaagcaaatggcaaaaagcaccagctctctCCAATGCATGTTCTTATATAGAAacttcccaacaagctaagatgtAAACTTGAACCACTACTTTTTAACTTACTAGAATTTTAGTGTTTTAGCACGCCAGGTTACGTATAAATTACGCATATGATTTATCTTgttctttttgaaaaatgtaagcaatattcttactgtagTTTTATTGTGTTTAAAATTATGTTCCTTGAGCCTCCACAGAATCAATAGTATCTAGGACTATGTACTATGActtcactagaactcgcacTTGTACTCTGGCATTTGAGACTTTTTACTTAATAAAGCACTTAAAGCTTATTCTACTTAGCTATTACTTACTTACTtgcttgcttattttaaaaactaaacttACAATTCtgctttatgtgtgagtggcttaacaTACTTCAATTTATGCACaggttttaattcaatccctgcattctgatttttctctgaagaatttaGAGAGACCCTTGATTACAGACTCCAACAGGAGGGGACCATGTGTGTGGGAAGTGAAGTGAGCTTTGTCCAGAATCCCCAGTGCATAAGGTGGCAGAGGGAACACAGGAAGGCTCAGGCTTCTCGAAGCAGGTCCTGTTTTCTTGTGTTCTCTTCTCTCTGAGAGGATCCAAGAGCCTCTGGCTGAAGTGAGATGGAATTCTACAGGAGGAAGACACTGGAATGGAAGACAGATCTCCAGGGATTCAATGACCTTTTTCTCCTTGAGAAGAGgtctttgctttttgttgaGTCATACACACAATGTCCTCTTGCTATCCTGGTTTTACTgaacaaattctgaaaatttagACAAGACAAAATACAATATCACACCAATGAAAAaaggctctgtgctctgtgcttatctctctttccttttccatctctaaAATGTGGAGCTATAATTCACAAATCATggagtttgggttggaaaagggTTTTCAGGATAGTCTCATTTCAAGCGTCCTAGGTCATGGGCAatgacaccttccactagaccaggtcaCTCATATTCTCATGCAGCCAGGCCTTGAACATTTCAGGGATGGAACATCCACAGCTCCTATGGGCAGCTGGTTCCATTGCCTCACCACTTCACAGTCATGTATTCCTTCCCAATACTTAAACAAAACTggccctctgtcagtttaaacctttctccttgtcctatcactacattCTTGTGCAAGAAATTCCTCTCAACAAGattattttcactgctgtggTATTGACACTTGTAGGGATTTGACTTAATTCCACAGGATACAGTCAATAACGCAAGCAGATGTGAAGAAGTTTCACAGGTAGCACTTAGAAAGCAGTTGTCAGAAGAGACTTGTGGTGGTATCA
This DNA window, taken from Ficedula albicollis isolate OC2 unplaced genomic scaffold, FicAlb1.5 N01279, whole genome shotgun sequence, encodes the following:
- the LOC107604500 gene encoding C-type lectin domain family 4 member D-like; its protein translation is MNWAESEQNCSGMGSQLVVINSKAEQEFLFKQIKQPPQRKNFYIGLFVDKEGQWQWVDKTPYNVTAAFWREGEPSDGRDENCTVIHNPEKTLNNRDDMYLDGNHHHICEAAALTV